The Thalassotalea psychrophila genome window below encodes:
- a CDS encoding efflux RND transporter permease subunit — protein MLESILKFAIERSRLILVMVLTVAALGAYNFTKLPIDAVPDITNVQVVVNTEVAGYTPLEVEQRVTYPLETALAGVPNLQSTRSVSRYGLSQVVAIFSDDTDIYFARQLISERLNSVKSQLPNGAVPELGPVSTGLGEIFMFTVDALPNATNKDGSAITATDLRTVHDWTIKPQLMQVDGVVEVNPSGGFKREILIAFEPAKLLSFGLSQSDVTNAIMAHNQNQGAGFIEKSGAQWLVRMTGQLTDLEQLANITIRTNSGQMLKVSDVANVTEGKELRSGAATQNGHEVVLSTVFMLIGENSQTVAKAVAEKLAEVNKSLPQGIVANAVYDRTTLVNKTLDTVKANLVEGAILVIVILFLLLGNVRAALLTAAVIPFAMLMTVTGMVQAGVSANLMSLGALDFGLLVDGAIIIVENCLRRLSQASTLAKAQGRDTILPVKERLVLVFDATKEVIRPALFGVFIITAVYLPIFALEGVEGKMFHPMAITVVIALVSAMILSITFVPAAIAILFKRPVIEKPNLIINTCERLYKPILTFVIKGRWFIVACAFALVVSAVSMGSKLGQEFVPNLDEGDIAMHAMRIPGTSLSQSVEMQTLLETYIAQMPEVERVYSKIGTPDVATDPMPPSVADTFIILKPRDLWADPNKTKNQLVSELETIVRQVPGNNYEFSQPIQMRFNELIAGVRAELAIKIFGDDFDTLAATGQNIAAAIANVEGIKDVAVEQTTGLPVLTLIPKTQQLGQYAITLAELQQQVATAIGGTQAGNYYQGDKRFDIVVRLPEQKRNDLDYLTHLPITLPSGGYVPLKELASIELISGANQVNRENGKRRVVVTANVRERDLGSFVEDVKQAINDNAEIPAGYWLEYGGTYQKLQSATKRLLVVVPVTLVLIIALLMLALGSFKDSMIIFSGVPLALTGGIFALVLRDIPFSISAAVGFIALSGIAILNGLVMVSFIRELRRNNLALELAIIKGAITRLRPVITTALVASLGFIPMALNTGIGSEVQRPLATVVIGGIISSTLLTLFVLPALYRLLHKDKNKTMD, from the coding sequence ATGTTGGAATCTATTTTAAAATTTGCGATTGAGCGAAGTCGCTTAATATTGGTGATGGTGTTAACCGTTGCCGCATTAGGTGCTTACAACTTTACCAAACTGCCAATTGATGCCGTGCCAGATATCACCAACGTACAAGTTGTTGTCAATACAGAGGTTGCGGGTTATACGCCGTTAGAAGTTGAGCAACGAGTAACGTACCCATTAGAAACCGCACTTGCAGGTGTACCAAATTTGCAGAGTACACGTTCGGTATCTCGTTATGGATTATCGCAAGTCGTGGCAATTTTTAGTGACGATACTGATATTTATTTTGCTCGCCAACTTATAAGTGAGCGTTTAAATAGTGTTAAATCGCAATTACCAAATGGTGCAGTTCCAGAGCTTGGCCCAGTTTCTACCGGGCTTGGTGAAATATTTATGTTCACTGTTGATGCCTTGCCAAATGCAACCAACAAAGACGGTAGTGCAATAACCGCGACTGATCTGCGTACCGTGCATGACTGGACAATAAAGCCGCAATTAATGCAAGTTGATGGCGTTGTTGAAGTAAACCCAAGTGGTGGTTTCAAACGAGAAATTTTAATTGCCTTTGAACCGGCAAAGCTATTGTCATTTGGTTTGAGTCAAAGTGATGTAACCAACGCTATTATGGCGCATAACCAAAACCAAGGGGCAGGCTTTATTGAAAAAAGTGGTGCTCAGTGGTTAGTGCGTATGACTGGTCAGTTAACCGATTTAGAACAGTTGGCCAATATTACAATTCGCACTAATAGCGGACAAATGTTGAAAGTGAGCGATGTTGCCAACGTTACCGAAGGCAAAGAGTTACGCTCTGGCGCGGCCACTCAAAATGGTCACGAAGTTGTATTAAGTACTGTGTTTATGTTGATTGGCGAAAATAGCCAAACGGTTGCCAAAGCAGTGGCAGAAAAGTTAGCTGAAGTTAATAAAAGTTTGCCGCAAGGCATCGTTGCTAATGCTGTTTATGACCGTACAACCTTAGTGAATAAAACCTTAGATACGGTTAAAGCCAACTTAGTTGAAGGTGCTATTTTAGTCATTGTTATTTTATTTTTGCTGCTAGGTAATGTGCGCGCTGCTTTATTAACCGCTGCCGTGATCCCATTTGCGATGTTAATGACAGTAACGGGGATGGTGCAAGCGGGTGTTAGTGCCAATTTAATGAGCCTTGGCGCGCTAGATTTTGGCCTGTTGGTTGATGGCGCTATTATCATTGTTGAAAACTGCTTACGCCGATTAAGCCAAGCAAGTACTTTAGCCAAGGCGCAAGGCAGAGATACAATTTTGCCAGTTAAAGAGCGTTTAGTTTTAGTGTTTGATGCGACGAAAGAAGTGATCCGTCCTGCATTATTTGGGGTGTTTATTATCACCGCGGTATATTTACCAATATTTGCCTTAGAAGGTGTTGAAGGCAAAATGTTCCACCCAATGGCGATAACAGTTGTAATTGCCCTGGTAAGTGCAATGATTTTGTCGATCACGTTTGTGCCTGCAGCAATTGCCATTTTGTTTAAGCGACCTGTAATAGAAAAACCTAATTTGATCATTAATACGTGTGAACGTTTATACAAGCCTATACTTACTTTTGTTATAAAAGGCCGTTGGTTTATTGTCGCTTGTGCGTTTGCATTAGTGGTTAGCGCGGTTTCTATGGGCAGTAAGTTGGGCCAAGAATTTGTACCTAATTTAGATGAAGGTGATATTGCCATGCATGCTATGCGCATACCTGGTACATCACTTTCGCAATCGGTAGAGATGCAAACATTACTTGAAACTTACATCGCTCAAATGCCTGAAGTGGAACGTGTTTATTCAAAAATAGGCACACCAGATGTTGCCACCGATCCTATGCCGCCAAGCGTTGCCGATACGTTTATCATTTTAAAACCTCGCGATCTTTGGGCAGATCCTAACAAAACTAAAAACCAGTTAGTAAGTGAACTCGAAACCATCGTGCGCCAAGTTCCTGGCAATAATTACGAATTTTCGCAGCCAATTCAAATGCGTTTTAATGAGTTAATTGCCGGTGTTCGTGCTGAATTAGCCATTAAAATATTTGGTGATGATTTTGATACCTTAGCAGCAACAGGTCAAAATATTGCTGCTGCTATAGCTAATGTAGAAGGCATTAAAGATGTCGCAGTTGAGCAAACCACAGGCTTACCGGTATTAACGTTAATTCCTAAAACTCAGCAACTTGGTCAATATGCGATTACTTTAGCAGAGCTGCAACAACAAGTTGCAACCGCTATTGGTGGTACGCAAGCGGGCAACTATTATCAAGGTGATAAACGCTTTGATATTGTAGTGCGTCTGCCTGAGCAAAAACGTAACGACCTTGACTACTTAACGCATTTACCTATTACCTTGCCAAGTGGGGGATATGTACCTTTAAAAGAGCTAGCTAGCATAGAGCTTATAAGTGGGGCTAATCAGGTAAATCGTGAAAACGGTAAACGACGAGTAGTGGTAACTGCAAACGTTCGAGAGCGCGACTTAGGAAGTTTTGTTGAAGATGTAAAACAAGCGATTAATGACAATGCCGAAATACCTGCTGGCTATTGGCTTGAGTACGGCGGTACGTATCAAAAACTGCAATCGGCAACTAAACGATTATTGGTGGTTGTGCCGGTAACCTTAGTGTTAATTATTGCCCTGTTAATGTTAGCGCTCGGCTCATTTAAAGATTCGATGATTATTTTTAGTGGTGTACCCTTAGCCCTTACTGGTGGCATATTTGCATTAGTGTTGCGCGATATTCCATTTTCAATATCGGCGGCAGTAGGCTTTATTGCATTGTCTGGTATTGCGATATTGAATGGTTTGGTCATGGTGTCGTTTATTCGCGAATTAAGGCGTAACAATTTGGCCTTAGAGCTTGCGATTATTAAAGGTGCAATTACTCGTTTACGACCGGTAATTACTACCGCACTTGTAGCATCTCTTGGCTTTATACCAATGGCGTTAAATACTGGTATTGGCTCTGAGGTGCAACGACCTTTAGCGACCGTTGTTATTGGCGGGATTATCTCTTCTACGTTATTAACCTTATTTGTATTGCCTGCGCTGTATCGGCTGCTTCATAAGGACAAAAATAAAACAATGGACTAA
- a CDS encoding DEAD/DEAH box helicase, whose amino-acid sequence MSFSTLGLSDPILTAVSDLGYSTPTDIQKKAIPVILSGKDLVAAAQTGTGKTASFVLPILEMFNKDRKLRGKRIRALILTPTRELAVQVEASISQYAKNLELSSMAMYGGVDSDAQKQRLIWGVDIIVATPGRLLDLAHQRALHFDELEVLVLDEADRMLDMGFSEDIHKIVERLPSQRQSLLFSATISNDIRYLAKRVINDAVEIAISPKKATVDKIQQWLVTVDKTNKSALLSHLIKEQQWDQALIFIETQHGAAKLVSQLEKRGIKAESIHGGRAQAVREKILADFKTGNIQFLIATGIAARGLDIGELTRVVNYDLPAQVDDYIHRIGRTGRAGASGEAISLVSKDNFRELCAIESRLGHTIERKEFAEFPVKKTVPVSILNYVPKNRRS is encoded by the coding sequence ATGTCATTTTCAACTCTTGGTTTATCTGATCCTATCTTAACCGCTGTATCTGATTTAGGTTATAGCACGCCAACAGATATTCAGAAAAAAGCTATACCTGTTATTTTATCTGGTAAAGATTTAGTTGCTGCCGCACAAACGGGCACAGGAAAAACAGCCAGCTTTGTCTTGCCAATATTAGAAATGTTTAACAAAGATAGAAAGCTGCGTGGTAAGCGAATTCGTGCGCTTATTCTTACGCCTACGCGCGAGTTAGCCGTGCAAGTTGAAGCAAGTATTAGCCAGTATGCGAAGAATTTAGAGCTTAGCTCTATGGCAATGTATGGCGGCGTTGATAGTGATGCGCAAAAACAACGTTTAATTTGGGGCGTTGATATTATTGTTGCTACTCCGGGACGATTGTTAGATTTAGCCCACCAACGTGCGCTCCATTTTGATGAGCTTGAAGTGTTGGTATTAGACGAAGCCGATAGAATGCTGGATATGGGCTTTAGTGAAGACATTCATAAAATTGTTGAACGCTTACCAAGCCAGCGTCAAAGTTTATTGTTTTCAGCGACTATTTCAAACGACATTCGCTATTTAGCCAAGCGAGTAATTAACGATGCGGTTGAAATAGCCATATCTCCAAAGAAAGCTACTGTTGATAAAATACAACAGTGGCTAGTCACTGTTGATAAAACTAATAAGTCGGCGTTATTAAGCCACTTAATTAAAGAGCAGCAATGGGACCAGGCATTAATTTTTATTGAAACCCAGCACGGTGCAGCCAAATTAGTTAGTCAGCTAGAAAAACGCGGCATTAAGGCCGAGTCAATTCATGGCGGCAGAGCTCAAGCGGTTCGTGAAAAAATATTAGCTGACTTTAAAACCGGTAATATTCAGTTTTTAATTGCCACAGGCATTGCCGCACGAGGCCTTGATATTGGTGAACTAACTAGGGTTGTAAATTATGATTTACCTGCACAAGTCGATGATTACATTCACCGTATAGGACGAACTGGTAGAGCTGGCGCTAGTGGTGAAGCAATCTCGTTGGTATCTAAAGATAACTTTAGAGAGCTTTGTGCCATAGAAAGTCGTTTAGGGCATACCATTGAACGCAAAGAGTTTGCTGAATTTCCTGTTAAAAAGACAGTGCCTGTATCTATATTGAATTACGTACCTAAAAATAGGCGTAGCTAG
- a CDS encoding Ig-like domain-containing protein, which yields MENKKLICSLFTAVLLTGCGGGGGGGSSDSTKVDTNTAPVAVADTGTAQNNNSVTVNVLENDTDAEQNSLSITNITTAPGNGSAEISGSSIVYTPNTDFAGSDSLTYAVSDGEFTATAELQLAVNHTLTIAGQVTDSPIANAEVTFESNGQVYSTTADAEGNYSLDIVIDDMFANLILTATGSSELGQENVQLILFVGEAKSLLQNIDESRELVSDPNATNITHVSTAMYLLAKDLNDDKEFTTIQEYLDAASQISVEELIETATFIKLMIDNENFNLPSGETIITFLDNTNGGTASTVEAINVYLEINDLVDENGFETIEYSNAFEAAKTETVNDPNVVLQFTEDMLIGESLVELNDTQEGWLDFSANVTKLNANGLATNYGSTYRSTPTVNGITWSVESGKLIYSYDQLNSVMIREFSNSFEELVNDFGFDQSVQNELLQAQNQGIIPSGIPLEIRHGFINKTITLLAKSEDTYKVEEQTEYGYELVMPSEMNWQADNPLSFWHEQNTVTYVKPNTSVLKDAVLADLIGDWVMSLDYTIDKDYWSLQPVDVAGSDVVSINETTASSRLSSHQFSVAFENGTITLKEGAVTYRITPFQQTGKNYLAYTEKLVNNTFDKAYVWQMSKFDTTYPKLTNNLATELPEFQLANINGYFKEHWEGDKLKLAEIWGYQFKADGTLRRGIYGEPANSGAEIEVEHFYLGDERWTWDTASNVVNLRFSDYYSDRHRTWEVINVDDNGRALVFEYSTWGMDKNEDGVVTADETGQFIYPRINTVSKEDMSDWAEAWKNTQDYGLVN from the coding sequence ATGGAAAATAAAAAATTAATTTGTTCATTGTTCACAGCTGTTTTATTGACTGGTTGTGGCGGTGGCGGTGGCGGTGGTTCTTCAGATTCAACTAAGGTTGATACAAATACCGCACCTGTTGCTGTAGCTGATACCGGAACTGCGCAAAATAATAATTCAGTGACGGTGAATGTTTTAGAAAATGACACTGATGCGGAACAAAATAGCCTTTCAATTACAAATATTACTACCGCTCCTGGAAATGGTAGCGCCGAAATATCGGGTAGTTCAATTGTTTATACGCCAAATACTGACTTTGCCGGCTCTGATTCATTAACTTATGCAGTTTCTGATGGTGAATTTACAGCAACAGCAGAGTTACAACTTGCAGTTAATCACACCTTAACTATTGCAGGACAAGTAACAGATAGCCCAATAGCTAATGCAGAAGTGACATTTGAAAGTAATGGTCAGGTATATTCAACAACAGCAGATGCAGAAGGTAACTATTCACTAGATATTGTTATTGATGACATGTTTGCCAACCTTATATTGACTGCTACCGGTAGCTCTGAGCTAGGCCAAGAGAATGTGCAGCTAATTTTGTTTGTAGGTGAAGCTAAATCTTTATTACAAAATATAGATGAAAGTCGTGAATTAGTCAGCGATCCAAACGCAACTAACATTACTCATGTTTCAACTGCAATGTATTTGTTAGCCAAAGATTTAAATGACGATAAAGAGTTTACCACGATACAAGAGTACCTTGATGCTGCAAGTCAAATCTCAGTTGAAGAGCTTATCGAAACGGCAACTTTTATTAAATTAATGATCGATAATGAAAATTTCAACTTACCAAGTGGTGAAACAATCATTACCTTCCTCGATAATACTAATGGGGGAACTGCATCAACAGTGGAAGCTATAAATGTATATTTAGAGATAAACGACTTAGTTGATGAAAATGGTTTTGAGACTATTGAATACAGTAATGCATTTGAAGCGGCGAAAACTGAAACGGTTAATGATCCAAATGTTGTGTTGCAGTTTACTGAAGATATGCTAATTGGTGAAAGCTTAGTTGAACTTAACGATACGCAAGAAGGCTGGTTAGATTTTTCAGCAAATGTTACAAAGCTCAATGCTAATGGTTTAGCAACTAATTACGGCTCTACGTATAGATCAACTCCTACAGTAAATGGTATAACTTGGTCTGTCGAGAGCGGCAAGTTAATCTATAGTTATGATCAATTAAATTCTGTAATGATTCGAGAGTTTTCTAACTCTTTTGAAGAGCTTGTTAATGATTTTGGCTTTGATCAAAGTGTTCAAAATGAACTCTTACAAGCTCAAAATCAAGGGATAATTCCGTCTGGGATTCCACTTGAAATTCGCCATGGATTTATTAATAAAACAATTACGTTGTTAGCTAAAAGTGAAGATACTTACAAAGTAGAAGAACAAACAGAGTATGGCTATGAATTAGTGATGCCGAGCGAGATGAACTGGCAAGCTGATAACCCTTTAAGCTTTTGGCACGAACAAAATACTGTTACTTACGTGAAGCCTAATACCAGTGTATTAAAGGATGCAGTGTTAGCTGACTTGATTGGCGATTGGGTTATGTCATTAGATTACACTATTGATAAAGATTATTGGAGCCTTCAACCTGTTGATGTTGCAGGTAGCGATGTTGTAAGTATTAATGAAACAACAGCTAGCTCACGTTTATCAAGTCATCAATTTAGTGTTGCTTTTGAAAATGGCACAATCACGTTAAAAGAGGGAGCTGTCACTTACCGAATTACACCGTTTCAACAAACTGGTAAAAATTATTTAGCTTATACAGAAAAACTAGTAAACAATACATTCGACAAAGCTTACGTTTGGCAAATGAGTAAGTTTGATACTACTTATCCTAAACTTACCAATAATCTTGCTACAGAATTACCAGAGTTCCAACTTGCGAATATTAATGGCTATTTTAAAGAGCACTGGGAAGGTGATAAATTAAAATTAGCAGAAATATGGGGATACCAATTTAAAGCCGATGGAACATTGCGCCGAGGCATTTACGGCGAGCCGGCAAACTCTGGTGCTGAAATTGAAGTTGAACATTTTTATTTAGGTGATGAACGCTGGACATGGGATACCGCTAGCAATGTGGTTAATTTAAGGTTTTCTGATTACTATTCAGACCGTCACCGAACTTGGGAAGTGATAAATGTTGATGACAATGGTCGAGCGCTAGTGTTCGAATATTCGACATGGGGAATGGATAAAAACGAAGACGGTGTAGTTACTGCCGATGAAACTGGGCAATTCATATATCCAAGAATTAATACTGTTTCAAAAGAAGATATGAGTGACTGGGCTGAAGCTTGGAAAAATACGCAAGACTATGGTTTAGTTAACTAG
- a CDS encoding efflux RND transporter periplasmic adaptor subunit: MNIKTILMAVMANISLLTSTVVFASGDHSEKSEQHQQGEEQHQEAQKGPNNGRLLIDGDFSLELVLFEGGSKPEYRVFANNNHQQLDPKTVAVDITLTRLGDIKDTVNFSPKNNYLKGDVVIYEPHSFIVNVNASYTGKNYSWHFESLEGRTQISHEMAVDMGVETSIVAAKMLTATVPVFGQLTLTPNSQRFISARYPGEVVQLNVELGQVVKKGQHLLTIRSNESLQSYKVYAPISGVVSRQNTGIGQQTNSDVLLAIINTNALMAELNVYPSEQPKVKIGAEVELSITGVEQTISGQIMDSLTMVNAQQAKIYRVKVDNSQGHFTVGQFVEADIAVSSFQADMAVNADALQSFRDFTVVYEKVGDEYEVRMLKLGRKAGNWVEVISGIKAGSEYVSGNSYLIKADIDKAGASHDH; the protein is encoded by the coding sequence ATGAATATTAAAACAATTTTAATGGCTGTTATGGCCAACATTAGTTTATTAACTAGCACAGTAGTTTTCGCCAGTGGCGATCACAGCGAAAAATCAGAGCAACATCAACAAGGTGAAGAGCAACACCAAGAAGCACAAAAAGGGCCAAACAATGGCCGTTTATTAATTGATGGCGATTTTAGTTTAGAGTTGGTGTTATTTGAAGGCGGCTCTAAACCTGAGTATCGAGTATTCGCTAATAATAACCATCAACAACTGGACCCAAAAACTGTCGCCGTTGATATTACTTTAACGCGACTTGGCGACATCAAAGATACGGTGAACTTTTCACCCAAAAACAATTACTTAAAAGGCGATGTTGTTATTTATGAACCGCATTCTTTTATTGTTAACGTTAATGCAAGTTATACAGGTAAAAACTACAGTTGGCATTTTGAAAGCTTAGAGGGACGTACCCAAATAAGCCATGAGATGGCTGTGGATATGGGCGTGGAAACATCAATCGTTGCTGCAAAAATGTTAACTGCGACTGTACCTGTATTTGGCCAACTCACTTTAACTCCAAATAGTCAGCGCTTTATCAGTGCTCGTTACCCTGGCGAAGTGGTGCAACTCAATGTTGAGCTTGGCCAAGTGGTTAAAAAAGGTCAACATTTGCTGACAATACGAAGTAATGAGAGCTTGCAGTCATATAAAGTTTACGCACCTATTTCAGGTGTGGTTAGCCGCCAAAATACCGGTATTGGCCAACAAACCAATAGTGATGTTTTATTAGCAATTATCAATACTAATGCTCTTATGGCTGAACTTAATGTTTATCCAAGCGAGCAGCCTAAGGTAAAAATTGGAGCTGAAGTTGAGTTATCGATCACTGGTGTTGAGCAAACGATAAGCGGTCAAATTATGGATTCATTGACGATGGTGAATGCACAACAAGCAAAAATATATCGCGTTAAAGTAGACAACAGCCAAGGCCATTTTACCGTTGGGCAATTTGTTGAGGCCGATATTGCTGTGAGTAGTTTTCAAGCTGACATGGCGGTAAATGCAGATGCGTTGCAAAGCTTTAGAGATTTTACTGTTGTTTATGAAAAAGTAGGCGATGAATACGAAGTTCGCATGCTTAAACTTGGCCGAAAAGCCGGAAATTGGGTTGAAGTTATTTCGGGAATTAAAGCCGGTAGTGAATATGTTTCAGGTAACAGTTATTTAATCAAAGCTGATATTGATAAAGCAGGTGCTTCTCATGACCACTAA